Genomic window (Bradyrhizobium sp. 186):
TCGGCATCGCGAGTTCGCGATGGCCTCGGGCGAAATGACAGAGGATCAGTTCGTCAGGTTCCTCGCAAGCGTCTATGAATTGCTCTGCCGCTACTCTGTGGATGGATCGATTCACCAGATTTGCATGGACTGGCGGCACATGCGCGAGATGCTCACGGCTGGCGACGTCCATTATTCAGAACTCAAGAACCTCTGTGTTTGGAACAAGACTAACGCAGGCATGGGTACGTTCTATCGATCAAAGCACGAACTGGTGTTCATCTGGAAGAATGGCAGCGAACCTCACACCAATACTTTTGAACTCGGTCAGCATGGGAGGCATCGCACCAATGTCTGGGATTATGACGGCGTCAATTCTATGAGGCCCGGTCGGCTTGATGAGCTCGCTATGTATCCGACGGTCAAGCCTGTCGCCCTTGTCGCTGACGCCATCCGAGACTGTTCAAAGCGCGGCAATCTCGTTCTGGACCCCTTTTGCGGTAGCGGGACGATTCTGATCGCCGCGGAGAAGACGGGTCGTCGCGCACGCGCCATCGAAATCGATCCGGGATATGTCGATGTCGCAATCCGCCGCTGGCAGACTTACACCGGAAAGGTCGCGCGCCTCGCTCCTCTTGGCGAGACCTTCGAGGCTGTGATTGAGGCCAGGATGGCCTAACCATCGGTAGCTACCCGCATCGGAGTCCTCATCGCGGCACTCTAAAAATCGAGCCCGACTTTAAATGGGTGAAGTTGGCACTCTGGGACATTAGTCAAGGTCCGTCGTCCCAAACTTCTCCCCCCATTTTAGGCGCTGTCAAATGAGCATACCGGACCCGGAAGATTATGACGTTGGTTACAAGAAGCCGCCCAAGGTGCATCAGTTCCCCAAAGGGCGATCAGGTAACCCCAAGGGACGTCCCAAGCGGCCTGAAGGCGTGAGCATACAGGAACTACTCGACACAACCCAGCGCGGGAAGAATGGCAGCACGATTCAGACTCGCGAGGCGCTCGTTATTCGGATTCTGAACGACGCGATGAGTGGCAAGCAAAAGGCATTCAGCCGGTTTATCGATCTGATGCAGCGCTCTGCGTTGCTTCTAAAGGAAGCACCCCCGCAGACGGGGGGTGGGGTTATCCGCTTGCCAACTGATCCAAAGAGTTCGCCTTCGCCCAGGACGTACGCAGTATGGCTAAGAAAGCAGGGAAGACATGAGGAAGCAAATGCGATCGACCCAAAGCCCGACTTATAACGTCGGTTACGGAAAGCCCCCCAAGACAACACAGTTTAGGAAGGGACAGTCAGGCAATCCGCGGGGGCGCAAAAGATCCGAAGAGAATCTGGTCATGGTCTTCAAGCGTCTTGCGAGCCGGCTGGTCAAAGTCAGCATCAACGGCGTGACAAAGACGATGCCGATGGCGCAAGCTGTTATCCTCCAGAATATGAAGGCCGCGCTCAACCAAGATCAGATAGCTATGGGCAACATCTTCAGGCTTATGGAAGCCACTGGAGAGTTTTTGGACTGGACCAACCCGGAACTGGTTGGGAAGCCGATATTCATGCCCGAGAAGATGTCCATGGAAGAGATGATCGCCTTCGAGGGCATCGAAGTCGTCCATCGCCCGTCTAGCCACCGAACAAGCGATCCTTGAGTTGATTGATACTCGCAACCGCTTGAAACTTCGACTTCGCGACCTGGCGGTGCATCGGACGTTCGGTCTTTTGTCCCGCACTGTTCGACTTAGAATGCCGAGCGACCCGGGATCCAATATCAGGCAGCGCCTGCCCCGGGTCGCCGCCGAGCCAAAGGTACCGCTCGAGTTTCAAGCTGTCGGCGTCGAACTCGAGCCAGATCACACAGCCGCCCGGCTTCGCCATCAATTTGGTGCCCACGCTAACATGCCGCACCTTGGAGCCGATGAAGCTGGATTTCAACTGCACGTGGCGAACTAGCCCGTTGGATTCCAGAACGAGATCGTAGCCACCTCGATCGACCTCCCCTTTCAAGACCTCTATGTCGCGCCGGTCACTGCGCCACATTGCGGCGAGCAGCTCTCCGAGGAAAAGGTGGCCGAGTGCCTGCTCCCGCAGGCTTGAGTCCTGCGAGTGCCAGGCCGTCTTTGCTTCGTCGAGACTCTCGGTCAGATGCATGGTCATCAGCGATACCTCCGCCCGGTGAGTTCGCTTCCTTTGCGCGGGAAGTCCACGGAATGGCTGCGCCGGGAGATGATTGTCGCAAGTCAGAGTTAATATAATCCGATTTTGGGATAATCCGTTTCCGGGATCAGATTGCTTGCCGCCGATTCCTCCATCCGGCGGCCATGGAAAAATCCCTCAAATCCGCGGAATATACCCGCCTGATTGCCCTTCTTGTCGCGGTGCGACAAAAAGCTGGCATTCGCCAGCACGGATTGGCGAAGAAACTCGGCAAGCCGCAGTCGTTTGTCGCCAAATACGAGGGCGGCGAGCGCCGCATCGATCTCGTGGAATTCGTTGCTATCGTCCGAGCGATGGATGCTGATCCGGTCAGGCTGTTTAGGGAGTTCTTGGCCGAGGAGCCGACCAAGCCGCCGAGGCGCCGGGCACGCGCCTAATCTTGTGTAAGGCTGCGCACTTTCGACCCGATCGTTGCGATGCCTTGGCCGAGCATCTTGTGCCGGACTGGGCCGCAAATGAGCCACATGATTGCTCGCAATCTGGTCGACTTCCTTGTCGTCTGGAGCGGTACTGTCGCCCACAAGGAGGGGCCCATGGCCAACACCGCATCCCTGCATGAAGCCATCGGGGTCTGCATCGCGCAGATCAACACAAACCTGACCGAGGCTTCGCGCATCGCGCGGGCAGCCGCAGCTTGCGTCGCCGCCGGCAGCGTTACCGAGGCGGTCGAAGTTTCGATGGAAATCGAGCAACTGCTGTACGACGCCAATCGGCTCCACGATGCCGTCTGCCTGATGAACAGGATTTCGAAGGACTGATCGGGCCTGTTCCGGTTCTCGCCTCGCGCTTTGCGGGGCTTGTCT
Coding sequences:
- a CDS encoding DNA methyltransferase, coding for MNFEHRPTLALRPYSNNARTHSPKQIKEIARSIERFGFNNPILIDDDNQIIAGHGRVEAAKLLKLKTVPCVRLSHLSDSDKRAYVLADNRLAEKSGWDNEVLAIELQHLVDVGFDVALTGFEAAETDLIIEGFGEESDQPENHIPEVSERPPVSRPGDLWQLGKHYLVCGDSTSPEAYELLMGDEQAEFVFTDPPYNVRIDGHVSGLGSVRHREFAMASGEMTEDQFVRFLASVYELLCRYSVDGSIHQICMDWRHMREMLTAGDVHYSELKNLCVWNKTNAGMGTFYRSKHELVFIWKNGSEPHTNTFELGQHGRHRTNVWDYDGVNSMRPGRLDELAMYPTVKPVALVADAIRDCSKRGNLVLDPFCGSGTILIAAEKTGRRARAIEIDPGYVDVAIRRWQTYTGKVARLAPLGETFEAVIEARMA
- a CDS encoding DUF5681 domain-containing protein, which translates into the protein MSIPDPEDYDVGYKKPPKVHQFPKGRSGNPKGRPKRPEGVSIQELLDTTQRGKNGSTIQTREALVIRILNDAMSGKQKAFSRFIDLMQRSALLLKEAPPQTGGGVIRLPTDPKSSPSPRTYAVWLRKQGRHEEANAIDPKPDL
- a CDS encoding DUF5681 domain-containing protein, which gives rise to MRSTQSPTYNVGYGKPPKTTQFRKGQSGNPRGRKRSEENLVMVFKRLASRLVKVSINGVTKTMPMAQAVILQNMKAALNQDQIAMGNIFRLMEATGEFLDWTNPELVGKPIFMPEKMSMEEMIAFEGIEVVHRPSSHRTSDP
- a CDS encoding helix-turn-helix transcriptional regulator, whose amino-acid sequence is MEKSLKSAEYTRLIALLVAVRQKAGIRQHGLAKKLGKPQSFVAKYEGGERRIDLVEFVAIVRAMDADPVRLFREFLAEEPTKPPRRRARA